A genomic region of Streptococcus suis contains the following coding sequences:
- the ileS gene encoding isoleucine--tRNA ligase, with protein sequence MKLKETLNLGKTAFPMRAGLPTREPEWQKAWDEANLYARRQELNEGKPAFHLHDGPPYANGNIHVGHALNKISKDIIVRSKSMSGFRAPFVPGWDTHGLPIEQVLAKQGVKRKEMDLVEYLEMCRGYALSQVDKQRDDFKRLGVSADWENPYITLTKDYEAAQIRVFGAMADKGYIYRGAKPVYWSWSSESALAEAEIEYHDIDSTSLYYANKVKDGKGLLDTDSYIVVWTTTPFTVTASRGLTMGADIDYVLVQPAGSDRKYVLAEALVDSLAAKFGWESFEVISKHKGAEFEYIVTEHPWDNEVDELVILGDHVTTDSGTGIVHTAPGFGEDDYNVGIKYNLEVAVTVNERGLMNEAAGPDFEGQFYDKVVPTVKEKLGDLLLASEVINHSYPFDWRTKKPIIWRAVPQWFASVSKFRQEILDQIEATTFIPAWGKTRLYNMIRDRGDWVISRQRAWGVPLPIFYAEDGTAIMTKEVTDHVAALFEEHGSIIWWKSEAKDLLPAGFTHPGSPNGEFTKETDIMDVWFDSGSSWNGVMNARENLAYPADLYLEGSDQYRGWFNSSLITSVAVNGHAPYKAVLSQGFVLDGKGMKMSKSLGNTILPSDVEKQFGAEILRLWVTSVDTSNDVRVSMDILGQVSETYRKIRNTLRFLIANTSDFNPASDAVAYEELRSVDQYLLVKFNKLVAQIREAYDNYDFMGIYKSVINFVTLDLSAFYLDFAKDVVYIDGAKSLSRRQMQTVFYDILVKITKLLTPILPHTAEEIWSYLEHEAEEFVQLAEMPEVETFANEAQLLADWENFMVFRTQAQKALEEARNAKVIGKSLEAHLTAYVSAETKSFLESLNADLAQLLIVSNLTVTTEAAPESAVLVEEVAFTVERASGEVCDRCRRIDTSVVERSYGATICDHCANVVEENFAEAVAQGFEA encoded by the coding sequence TCTAAGTCAATGTCTGGCTTCCGTGCACCATTTGTACCGGGTTGGGATACGCACGGTCTTCCTATTGAGCAAGTCTTGGCAAAACAAGGTGTTAAGCGCAAGGAAATGGACTTGGTAGAATACCTTGAAATGTGCCGTGGCTACGCTCTTAGCCAAGTTGATAAGCAACGTGATGATTTCAAACGCTTGGGTGTTTCTGCAGACTGGGAAAATCCATACATCACCTTGACAAAAGACTATGAAGCAGCTCAAATCCGTGTCTTCGGTGCTATGGCAGACAAGGGCTATATTTACCGCGGTGCCAAGCCTGTCTATTGGTCATGGTCATCTGAATCTGCCCTTGCAGAAGCTGAAATCGAGTACCATGACATTGACTCAACATCTCTTTACTATGCTAACAAGGTCAAAGATGGCAAGGGGCTCTTGGATACAGACAGCTACATCGTTGTCTGGACAACGACTCCATTTACAGTAACGGCTTCTCGCGGTTTGACAATGGGAGCAGACATTGACTATGTCTTGGTTCAACCAGCTGGTTCTGACCGTAAGTATGTATTGGCAGAAGCCTTGGTTGATAGTTTGGCAGCCAAATTTGGTTGGGAATCCTTCGAAGTGATTTCAAAACACAAGGGTGCTGAGTTTGAATATATTGTCACAGAACACCCATGGGATAATGAAGTGGATGAATTGGTCATCTTGGGTGATCATGTAACGACAGATTCAGGTACTGGTATTGTCCATACGGCTCCTGGTTTTGGTGAAGATGACTATAATGTCGGAATCAAATACAATTTAGAGGTTGCGGTAACTGTCAACGAACGCGGCTTGATGAATGAAGCTGCGGGTCCTGATTTTGAAGGGCAATTCTATGACAAGGTTGTACCAACGGTTAAGGAAAAATTAGGCGACTTGCTCCTTGCTAGTGAAGTGATTAATCACTCTTATCCATTTGACTGGAGAACCAAGAAGCCAATCATCTGGCGTGCAGTACCGCAATGGTTTGCCTCTGTTTCTAAATTCCGTCAGGAAATCTTGGACCAAATCGAAGCAACGACCTTTATTCCTGCTTGGGGTAAAACACGTCTTTACAACATGATCCGTGACCGAGGTGACTGGGTCATCTCTCGTCAGCGTGCTTGGGGTGTGCCGCTTCCAATCTTCTATGCAGAAGATGGTACAGCGATTATGACCAAGGAAGTGACAGACCACGTTGCTGCCCTTTTTGAAGAGCATGGTTCTATCATCTGGTGGAAATCAGAAGCAAAAGATCTTTTGCCAGCTGGTTTCACTCATCCAGGTTCACCAAATGGCGAATTTACCAAAGAAACAGACATCATGGACGTATGGTTTGACTCTGGTTCATCTTGGAATGGTGTCATGAACGCCCGTGAAAATCTTGCCTACCCAGCAGACCTCTACTTAGAAGGTTCTGACCAATACCGTGGTTGGTTTAACTCATCCTTGATTACCTCTGTAGCTGTAAACGGTCATGCACCATACAAGGCTGTCTTGTCACAAGGTTTTGTCTTAGATGGCAAAGGTATGAAGATGTCTAAATCTCTAGGCAATACCATTCTACCAAGTGATGTTGAGAAACAATTTGGTGCAGAAATCTTGCGTCTGTGGGTGACATCCGTTGATACGTCAAACGATGTGCGTGTGTCTATGGATATTCTTGGACAGGTTTCTGAAACCTATCGTAAAATCCGTAATACCCTTCGCTTCTTGATTGCCAACACTTCTGATTTCAATCCTGCAAGTGATGCAGTGGCTTACGAAGAGCTTCGTTCTGTTGACCAATATCTCTTGGTGAAATTTAACAAATTGGTAGCCCAAATCCGTGAAGCCTACGACAATTATGATTTCATGGGTATCTACAAATCTGTAATAAACTTTGTAACCCTTGATTTATCAGCCTTCTACCTCGATTTTGCCAAAGATGTTGTCTACATTGATGGTGCTAAATCACTTTCTCGCCGTCAGATGCAGACAGTTTTCTATGACATCTTGGTGAAAATTACCAAGCTCTTGACCCCAATCTTGCCACACACAGCAGAAGAAATTTGGTCATACTTGGAACACGAAGCAGAAGAGTTTGTACAATTGGCGGAAATGCCAGAGGTGGAAACCTTTGCCAATGAAGCGCAACTTTTGGCTGATTGGGAAAACTTTATGGTCTTCCGTACTCAGGCACAAAAAGCCTTGGAAGAAGCGCGTAATGCCAAAGTCATCGGTAAGTCACTTGAAGCTCATTTGACTGCCTATGTCTCAGCTGAAACCAAGTCCTTCTTGGAGAGCTTGAATGCAGACCTTGCTCAGTTGCTTATCGTTTCTAACCTTACAGTAACCACGGAAGCAGCTCCTGAAAGTGCTGTTCTGGTAGAAGAAGTTGCCTTTACTGTAGAGCGTGCAAGCGGTGAAGTATGTGACCGTTGCCGCCGTATTGATACTAGCGTTGTAGAACGTAGCTATGGTGCGACAATCTGTGACCACTGTGCAAACGTAGTGGAAGAAAACTTTGCTGAAGCAGTAGCTCAAGGTTTTGAAGCTTAA
- a CDS encoding DUF1827 family protein: protein MKIINTTNSHPNLVQSQLANTDAFLVETYSAGNTDVIFTQAPRHYELLISNKYRAVQQNEIEQIRDFFLHRKIDERTINKAAIQTIHTDRLIEMSIPIIAEV, encoded by the coding sequence ATGAAAATCATTAACACGACAAATAGTCATCCCAATCTTGTCCAAAGCCAGTTGGCTAATACTGATGCTTTCCTAGTAGAGACTTATTCTGCAGGGAATACAGACGTTATTTTCACACAGGCACCCCGTCATTATGAACTCTTGATCAGTAATAAATACCGTGCAGTACAACAAAATGAAATCGAGCAAATTCGTGATTTCTTCCTTCATCGAAAAATTGATGAACGAACTATTAACAAGGCTGCCATTCAAACGATTCACACAGACCGTTTGATTGAAATGTCTATTCCCATTATCGCAGAAGTGTAG
- a CDS encoding NUDIX hydrolase: MEKIAVFGEKKAGVSYQSRFGVYAVIPDEKKEQIILVQAPNGAWFLPGGEIEKGENHLIALERELMEELGFTAEIGKYFGQADEYFYSSHRDTHFYNPAYIYEVTSYHQIGQPLEDFNHIAWFPVNEAIDKLKRGSHKWGIEQWKLQENSFNN, encoded by the coding sequence ATGGAGAAAATCGCTGTATTTGGAGAAAAGAAGGCTGGCGTCAGCTACCAGAGTCGCTTTGGTGTTTACGCAGTTATCCCAGATGAAAAGAAAGAACAAATCATACTCGTTCAAGCACCAAACGGAGCTTGGTTTCTTCCTGGTGGAGAAATTGAAAAGGGAGAAAATCACCTCATTGCCTTGGAGCGCGAATTGATGGAAGAACTTGGATTTACCGCTGAAATCGGAAAATACTTTGGTCAGGCTGACGAATACTTCTACTCTAGCCACCGCGATACCCATTTCTATAATCCAGCCTACATCTATGAAGTAACTAGCTACCATCAAATAGGACAACCACTAGAAGATTTCAACCATATTGCCTGGTTCCCAGTCAATGAAGCCATCGATAAACTCAAACGTGGTAGTCACAAATGGGGCATTGAACAATGGAAATTGCAAGAAAATTCATTCAATAACTAG